A stretch of the Paenibacillus dendritiformis genome encodes the following:
- the ftsY gene encoding signal recognition particle-docking protein FtsY: MSFFKKLKESIASKTESVTAKFKEGLEKTRKGLVEKVSDLITRRKKIDEAFYEELEEILIGADVGVTTVMNLIDDLRVEVRQRKIEDAAELQPVLSEKLIELLRGDESNKLNMNPNGMTVILFVGVNGVGKTTTIGKLAYRFKQEGKSVLLAAGDTFRAGAIEQLEVWGQRVGVDVIKQQAGSDPAAVMYDAVQAAKQRNVDVLLCDTAGRLQNKTNLMEELNKIFRVIRREIPDAPHEVLMVLDATTGQNALSQAKLFGEKSGVTGLVLTKLDGTAKGGIVIAIRQELSLPVKFVGLGEKMEDLQEFDSEQFVHALFAGLIQEAEEKEAEEQQ; the protein is encoded by the coding sequence ATGAGTTTTTTCAAAAAATTGAAGGAAAGCATCGCATCCAAGACCGAATCGGTTACGGCCAAGTTCAAGGAAGGCTTGGAGAAAACGCGCAAGGGATTGGTCGAAAAGGTCTCGGATCTCATTACGCGGCGCAAAAAGATTGACGAAGCGTTCTATGAAGAACTCGAAGAGATTCTGATCGGCGCGGATGTGGGCGTGACGACCGTCATGAACCTGATTGACGATCTGCGCGTCGAGGTGCGCCAGCGCAAAATCGAGGACGCGGCGGAACTGCAGCCCGTCCTGTCGGAGAAGCTGATCGAGCTGCTGCGCGGCGACGAATCGAATAAGCTGAATATGAATCCGAACGGAATGACCGTCATTCTATTCGTCGGCGTGAACGGCGTCGGGAAGACGACGACGATCGGGAAGCTGGCTTACCGCTTCAAGCAGGAAGGCAAGTCCGTGCTGCTAGCGGCCGGGGATACGTTCCGCGCCGGAGCGATCGAACAGCTGGAAGTATGGGGACAGCGCGTCGGCGTAGATGTCATCAAGCAGCAGGCCGGTTCGGACCCGGCTGCGGTCATGTACGACGCCGTGCAAGCCGCGAAGCAGCGCAACGTCGATGTGCTGCTGTGCGACACCGCCGGCCGTCTACAGAACAAGACCAACCTGATGGAAGAGTTGAACAAAATTTTCCGCGTCATCCGCCGCGAGATTCCGGATGCCCCGCATGAAGTGCTTATGGTCCTCGATGCGACGACAGGCCAGAACGCGCTCAGCCAGGCGAAGCTGTTCGGCGAGAAGAGCGGCGTGACCGGCCTCGTGCTCACGAAGCTGGACGGAACCGCCAAGGGCGGCATCGTCATCGCAATCCGCCAGGAGCTAAGCCTCCCGGTGAAGTTCGTCGGCTTGGGCGAGAAGATGGAGGACCTGCAGGAATTCGATTCCGAACAGTTCGTTCATGCCCTGTTCGCCGGACTTATCCAGGAGGCGGAAGAGAAAGAGGCGGAGGAGCAGCAATAA
- the smc gene encoding chromosome segregation protein SMC: MFLKRLELAGFKSFADRTELEFVQGITGVVGPNGSGKSNISDAIRWVLGEQSAKSLRGGKMEDIIFAGSDARKAVNFGEVSLTLDNSDETLGLDFHEVTVTRRVHRSGDSEYFINKQPCRLKDITELFMDTGIGKEAYSIIGQGRIEEILSTRSEDRRGIFEEASGIVKYKSRKRDAKKKLDDTEQNLLRIHDLVVELEDQIGPLKEQAEKARHFKQLKESLKTKEIAVYVHQIEQLHTSWQQANAKLSELKERELALSTVVSEHDSKLEVHRVELRKLEEELERLQATLLHYSEEYEKCEGQGEVLRERKRNLVANEQQMRASLATTSERMRTKQLEVQAVREKLLSLESELVETKGLIHAEEARLVGVTGGTSSDAEESLKGELLDIMNQMAQQRNDIRYYDQQKEALDKRLHKMKQGRAKREQEQDDLRKRMDDAKRRMETMAEDLAYIRNRYLQESEQLKKDEALLGETEQAARKWQQQADALVSRRDTMKELANDYDGFMLGVREVLKAARRNSLQGVHGAVAELIRVPEELETAVETALGAALQHIVMENEAVSRAAITFLKQRQLGRATFLPLDVIRSRTMNESDRRALEGAPGYIGIAADLVRSDKAYANVVGSLLGNVVLAETLEDANRIAARLQYRYRIVTREGDVVNAGGSMTGGSLNKKNANLLGRQRQLEQLDADIKATDKQLTKLNESVAELKKRTAAAVKRLDDLREQGESKRISEQQLASELTQLEKEERQLAELLEMEGQELAHAAEEMSTLESGRRTAELRLAELKIEEDRLHVAIERAESARKANESAKEELQTQLTDMKVRQGKLEQETFSLQERLKRVEEEAHGYEQEYTQLTQSLIQVQIDLETAEREAMKQTEDLNHFGVKKQETGQQIEFKRADRAASLERLELAESDTKEQRTELKQVEEAMRQTEIQANRLDVELDNLLRKLSDEYEISFELAKHRYAVPDDIEAAQQEVRDLKRQIAALGEVNLGAIDEFERINERYQYLSEQKDDLIEAKTALYQVIREMEDEMSKRFKATFDEIRQRFVVVFAKLFGGGRADLVLLEPDNILETGIDIVAQPPGKKLQNLQLLSGGERALTAMALLFAILHVKPVPFCVLDEVEAALDEANVTRFAQYLREFAEVTQFIVVTHRKGTMEEADVLYGVTMEEGGVSKLVSVKLEDEEAIIA; encoded by the coding sequence ATGTTCTTAAAACGGTTAGAACTGGCGGGCTTTAAGTCGTTCGCGGACCGAACGGAGTTAGAGTTCGTTCAGGGAATTACCGGTGTCGTCGGCCCGAACGGCAGCGGCAAAAGCAATATATCAGACGCTATCCGATGGGTGCTCGGCGAACAGAGCGCCAAATCGCTGCGGGGCGGCAAGATGGAGGACATTATCTTTGCGGGCAGCGATGCGCGGAAGGCGGTGAACTTCGGGGAAGTCTCGCTGACTCTGGACAATAGCGACGAGACGCTCGGTCTCGACTTCCATGAAGTGACCGTCACCCGGCGCGTTCACCGTTCGGGGGACAGCGAATATTTTATTAACAAGCAGCCCTGCCGCTTGAAGGATATTACGGAATTGTTCATGGATACAGGCATTGGCAAAGAAGCCTATTCCATTATCGGGCAAGGCCGGATCGAGGAGATTCTGAGTACGCGTTCCGAGGATCGGCGCGGTATTTTCGAGGAAGCGTCCGGCATTGTGAAGTACAAGTCCCGCAAGCGGGATGCGAAGAAGAAGCTGGATGATACCGAGCAGAATCTGCTGCGCATTCACGATCTGGTCGTGGAGCTGGAGGATCAGATTGGACCGCTCAAGGAGCAGGCCGAGAAGGCGCGCCACTTCAAGCAGCTCAAGGAATCGCTGAAGACGAAGGAAATCGCCGTCTACGTTCATCAGATCGAGCAACTGCACACTTCCTGGCAGCAGGCCAATGCGAAGCTGTCCGAACTGAAGGAACGGGAGCTGGCGTTGTCCACGGTCGTAAGCGAGCATGATTCGAAGCTGGAAGTGCACCGGGTCGAGCTGCGCAAGCTGGAGGAGGAGCTGGAGCGGCTGCAGGCGACGCTGCTGCATTACAGCGAGGAGTATGAGAAGTGCGAGGGCCAGGGCGAGGTGCTCCGCGAGCGCAAGCGCAACCTGGTCGCGAATGAGCAGCAGATGCGGGCCAGCCTGGCGACAACATCGGAGCGGATGCGGACGAAGCAGTTGGAGGTTCAGGCCGTCCGCGAGAAGCTGCTGTCGCTGGAAAGCGAGCTCGTCGAGACGAAGGGGCTCATTCATGCGGAGGAGGCGCGGCTTGTCGGCGTAACCGGAGGGACAAGCTCCGATGCGGAAGAGAGCCTCAAAGGCGAACTCCTCGACATTATGAACCAGATGGCCCAGCAGCGCAACGACATCCGCTATTACGATCAGCAGAAGGAAGCGCTGGACAAGCGGCTGCACAAGATGAAGCAGGGCCGCGCGAAACGGGAGCAGGAGCAGGACGATCTGCGCAAGCGGATGGATGATGCGAAGCGGCGCATGGAGACGATGGCCGAGGATCTTGCATACATACGGAACCGGTATTTGCAGGAGAGCGAGCAGCTGAAGAAAGATGAAGCGCTGCTAGGCGAGACTGAGCAAGCGGCCCGCAAATGGCAGCAGCAAGCCGATGCGCTCGTCTCGCGCCGCGATACGATGAAGGAGCTGGCGAATGATTACGACGGCTTCATGCTCGGGGTCCGGGAGGTCCTGAAGGCGGCCCGGCGCAACAGCCTGCAGGGCGTTCACGGGGCGGTAGCCGAGCTGATCCGGGTGCCGGAAGAGCTGGAGACCGCGGTCGAGACCGCGCTTGGCGCGGCGCTGCAGCACATCGTCATGGAAAATGAAGCCGTATCCCGGGCGGCTATTACGTTCCTGAAGCAGCGGCAATTGGGACGGGCCACGTTCCTCCCGCTTGATGTCATCCGGAGCCGGACGATGAATGAGTCTGACCGCCGGGCTCTGGAAGGCGCCCCGGGATATATCGGCATCGCTGCCGATCTGGTGCGCAGCGACAAAGCCTATGCCAATGTGGTTGGAAGCCTGCTCGGCAATGTCGTGCTGGCGGAGACGCTGGAGGATGCGAACCGGATTGCGGCCCGCCTGCAATACCGCTACCGTATCGTGACCCGCGAAGGGGACGTCGTCAATGCCGGCGGTTCCATGACCGGAGGCAGTCTGAACAAGAAGAATGCCAATCTGCTCGGGCGGCAGCGCCAGCTCGAACAGCTCGACGCCGATATCAAAGCGACGGACAAGCAGTTAACGAAGCTGAACGAATCGGTTGCCGAGCTGAAGAAGCGAACCGCCGCAGCCGTCAAGCGGCTGGATGATCTGCGCGAGCAGGGCGAGAGCAAGCGCATCAGCGAGCAGCAGTTGGCCAGCGAGCTGACTCAGTTGGAGAAGGAAGAACGGCAGCTTGCCGAATTGCTGGAGATGGAGGGCCAGGAGCTGGCCCATGCCGCCGAGGAGATGTCGACCCTGGAGTCCGGGCGCAGAACGGCGGAGCTGCGGCTGGCTGAGCTGAAAATCGAGGAGGATCGTCTCCACGTCGCCATCGAGAGGGCCGAATCGGCGCGCAAGGCGAACGAATCGGCCAAGGAGGAACTGCAAACCCAACTGACCGACATGAAGGTTCGCCAGGGCAAGCTGGAGCAGGAGACGTTCTCTCTTCAGGAGCGCTTGAAGCGGGTAGAGGAAGAGGCTCATGGCTATGAGCAGGAATATACGCAGCTCACCCAGAGCTTGATTCAAGTGCAAATCGATCTCGAGACCGCCGAGCGCGAAGCGATGAAGCAGACGGAGGATCTGAATCATTTCGGCGTGAAGAAGCAGGAGACCGGGCAGCAGATCGAGTTCAAGCGCGCGGATCGCGCCGCTTCCCTGGAACGGCTGGAACTTGCCGAGAGCGATACGAAGGAGCAGCGCACCGAGTTGAAGCAGGTGGAAGAGGCAATGCGTCAGACCGAGATCCAGGCCAATCGGCTGGATGTCGAGCTCGACAATCTGCTGCGCAAGCTGAGCGACGAATACGAGATTAGCTTCGAGCTGGCGAAGCACCGCTATGCGGTGCCGGACGATATCGAGGCCGCCCAGCAGGAAGTGCGCGACCTGAAGCGCCAGATCGCTGCGCTCGGAGAAGTCAATCTCGGAGCGATTGATGAATTCGAACGAATCAATGAAAGATATCAATATTTGAGCGAGCAAAAAGACGATCTGATCGAAGCGAAAACGGCGCTCTACCAAGTCATCCGCGAAATGGAAGACGAGATGTCGAAGCGGTTCAAAGCGACCTTCGACGAGATTCGCCAGCGGTTCGTCGTCGTCTTCGCCAAGCTGTTCGGCGGCGGACGCGCCGATCTGGTGCTGCTTGAGCCGGACAACATTCTGGAGACCGGCATCGATATCGTAGCGCAGCCTCCCGGGAAGAAGCTGCAAAATCTGCAGCTGCTGTCCGGCGGCGAACGCGCGCTGACGGCCATGGCGCTCTTATTCGCCATTCTGCATGTGAAGCCGGTGCCGTTCTGCGTGCTGGACGAGGTGGAGGCTGCGCTGGACGAAGCCAATGTGACGCGGTTTGCCCAGTATTTGCGCGAATTCGCGGAGGTGACGCAGTTCATCGTCGTTACCCACCGCAAAGGCACGATGGAAGAAGCGGATGTGCTGTACGGCGTGACGATGGAGGAAGGCGGCGTATCCAAGCTGGTCTCCGTCAAGCTGGAAGATGAAGAAGCTATCATTGCATAA
- the fabD gene encoding ACP S-malonyltransferase, which yields MGKLAFVFPGQGSQEVGMGKDVYDAVPAAREVFETADRVLGFPLTEMIFHGPESDLKQTSNTQPALLATSWALYQALERHHIRPDYVAGHSLGEYGALVAAGVLRFEDALAIVRQRGQFMEQAVPNGLGAMAAVLGAERDRLGALCDDISAAGTPVEMANLNCPGQIVVSGSREGIEAAVERGKEAGAKRVIPLEVSGPFHSAMMKPAAERLGEALRAIEMQDARIPVIANVTARPATEAEKIRGLLVEQVFSPVLWEDSVRYLIDQGVDTFIEVGAGKVLSGLIKKIDRSVRIVSINSLEAVEAYE from the coding sequence ATGGGCAAATTGGCATTTGTCTTTCCTGGACAAGGCTCGCAAGAGGTCGGCATGGGCAAGGACGTGTATGATGCCGTGCCGGCGGCGCGGGAAGTGTTCGAGACCGCCGATCGGGTTTTGGGATTCCCGTTGACCGAGATGATATTCCACGGTCCGGAGAGCGACTTGAAGCAGACGTCGAACACGCAGCCGGCGCTGCTGGCGACGAGCTGGGCGCTCTATCAGGCGCTCGAGCGTCATCATATCCGGCCCGATTATGTGGCCGGACACAGCCTGGGCGAGTACGGGGCGCTCGTGGCGGCCGGCGTGCTCCGCTTCGAGGACGCGCTTGCCATCGTGCGCCAGCGCGGCCAGTTCATGGAGCAGGCGGTCCCGAACGGCCTGGGGGCGATGGCGGCGGTGCTCGGCGCTGAACGCGATCGGCTGGGGGCCCTGTGCGACGATATCTCGGCCGCCGGGACACCGGTCGAGATGGCGAATCTGAACTGTCCGGGCCAGATCGTCGTGTCCGGATCCCGCGAAGGGATCGAAGCGGCGGTCGAGCGCGGCAAGGAAGCCGGAGCGAAGCGGGTCATTCCGCTCGAAGTCAGCGGACCGTTCCATTCCGCGATGATGAAGCCGGCGGCCGAGCGGCTCGGCGAGGCGCTGCGGGCCATCGAGATGCAGGATGCGCGCATTCCTGTCATCGCGAATGTGACCGCCCGTCCGGCCACCGAGGCCGAGAAGATTCGGGGCTTGCTGGTTGAACAGGTATTTTCGCCTGTCCTCTGGGAGGACAGCGTCCGGTATTTGATCGATCAAGGCGTGGATACCTTCATCGAGGTTGGAGCGGGCAAGGTGCTGTCCGGTCTCATCAAAAAAATCGACAGATCGGTGCGCATCGTCTCCATCAACAGTCTCGAGGCGGTCGAAGCGTACGAGTGA
- a CDS encoding beta-ketoacyl-ACP synthase III: MNLRSVGIIGTGKYVPERVLTNEDLEKMVDTSDEWIVTRTGIKERRIAAEHEATSDLAYHAAQEALKAAGITAEQLDLIVVTTITPDMAFPSTACLLQERLGAKRAAAFDLSAACAGFIYGLANASNFIAMGTYQYALVVGAECLSRITDYTDRNTCILFGDGAGAAVLGPVAEGRGFRSFELGADGSGKELLKLEGGGSRHPASHQTVDDKLHYIYMNGREVFKFAVRVMGNAADEALKKAGKTKEDIDLLIPHQANTRIIHAAIERLNLPEEKCVINLPKYANTSAASIPLALAEAVEEGRVKEGDTLLLVGFGGGLTWSASVIQW; encoded by the coding sequence ATGAATTTGCGTTCGGTAGGCATTATCGGTACGGGGAAATACGTGCCCGAACGAGTATTGACCAATGAAGACTTGGAAAAGATGGTCGATACAAGCGACGAATGGATTGTAACCCGGACCGGGATTAAAGAGCGGCGGATTGCGGCCGAGCATGAAGCGACGTCGGATTTGGCCTATCATGCCGCCCAAGAGGCGCTCAAGGCGGCCGGCATCACGGCGGAGCAGCTCGATCTCATCGTCGTCACGACGATAACGCCGGATATGGCTTTCCCGTCCACGGCCTGTCTGCTTCAGGAGCGGCTCGGCGCCAAGCGCGCCGCGGCGTTCGACCTGTCGGCGGCCTGTGCCGGCTTCATTTACGGGCTGGCGAATGCGAGCAACTTCATCGCGATGGGAACTTATCAATATGCGCTCGTCGTCGGGGCGGAATGCCTGTCGCGGATTACGGATTATACGGACCGGAATACCTGCATCCTGTTCGGTGACGGCGCCGGTGCCGCCGTGCTCGGTCCGGTGGCGGAAGGCCGCGGCTTCCGGTCATTCGAGCTGGGAGCGGACGGCAGCGGCAAGGAGCTGCTGAAGCTGGAAGGCGGAGGCTCTCGCCACCCGGCATCGCATCAGACGGTGGACGACAAACTCCATTATATTTATATGAACGGCAGGGAAGTATTCAAGTTCGCGGTGCGCGTCATGGGCAATGCCGCCGATGAAGCGCTCAAAAAAGCGGGCAAGACCAAAGAAGACATCGATCTGCTCATCCCGCATCAAGCGAATACCCGGATTATTCATGCCGCGATCGAGCGCCTGAATTTGCCGGAGGAAAAGTGCGTCATCAATCTGCCGAAGTATGCGAACACGTCGGCGGCGTCGATACCGCTTGCCTTGGCGGAAGCGGTGGAGGAAGGCCGCGTGAAGGAAGGCGACACGCTTCTTCTCGTCGGCTTCGGCGGAGGCCTGACGTGGTCGGCCTCGGTTATTCAGTGGTAA
- the acpP gene encoding acyl carrier protein, with protein MSAEVFERVKRIIVERLGVDEAEVTLEASFKDDLGADSLDVVELVMELEDEFDMEISDEDAEKITSVGEVVNYIQSHK; from the coding sequence ATGTCAGCAGAAGTGTTTGAGCGAGTGAAGCGCATCATCGTTGAACGCCTTGGCGTAGATGAAGCGGAAGTAACACTGGAAGCATCTTTTAAAGATGATCTTGGCGCTGATTCCCTCGATGTTGTGGAATTGGTCATGGAATTGGAAGATGAGTTTGATATGGAAATCTCTGATGAAGACGCAGAGAAGATTACTTCGGTAGGAGAAGTAGTGAATTACATACAATCTCATAAGTAA
- the fabG gene encoding 3-oxoacyl-[acyl-carrier-protein] reductase, giving the protein MSSLEGKTALVTGASRGIGRAIAIHLAEAGADVVVNYAGSEAAAAETAAAIAALGRKAVTVKANVGKTEEAEQLVKTALEQFGKIDILVNNAGITRDNLIMRMKEEEFDQVIETNLKGVFNCIKAVTRPMIKQRSGRIINISSVVGVLGNPGQANYVAAKAGVIGLTKASARELASRGITVNCVAPGFIETEMTDVLSEDMKAQLLSEIPLGKLGQPAHIAKAVRFLASEDAEYMTGQTIHVDGGMYM; this is encoded by the coding sequence ATGTCCAGCTTGGAAGGAAAAACTGCGCTTGTCACAGGAGCGTCCCGCGGTATCGGCCGGGCGATTGCCATTCATTTGGCGGAAGCCGGCGCCGATGTCGTCGTCAATTATGCCGGCAGTGAAGCGGCGGCGGCCGAGACGGCGGCAGCGATTGCGGCTCTTGGACGCAAGGCTGTCACGGTGAAGGCCAATGTCGGCAAGACGGAGGAAGCCGAGCAGCTTGTCAAGACTGCATTGGAACAATTCGGAAAAATTGACATTTTGGTGAATAATGCCGGCATTACAAGAGATAATTTAATTATGCGGATGAAAGAGGAAGAGTTCGATCAGGTGATTGAGACGAACCTGAAGGGCGTATTCAACTGCATCAAAGCCGTGACGCGCCCGATGATAAAGCAGCGCTCCGGCCGCATTATCAACATCTCGTCCGTCGTCGGCGTGCTGGGCAATCCCGGACAAGCCAATTACGTCGCGGCCAAGGCGGGCGTCATCGGCTTGACGAAGGCGTCGGCCCGCGAGCTCGCTTCCCGGGGCATTACCGTCAACTGCGTCGCGCCGGGCTTCATCGAGACCGAAATGACTGATGTGCTCTCGGAAGATATGAAGGCGCAGCTGCTCAGCGAGATTCCGTTGGGCAAGCTCGGCCAGCCGGCGCATATCGCCAAGGCGGTCCGTTTCCTCGCTTCGGAGGATGCCGAGTACATGACCGGCCAGACGATTCACGTCGATGGCGGCATGTATATGTAG
- the rnc gene encoding ribonuclease III, translating to MSVELKQLQQKLNIHFRNRQLLKQAFTHASYVNEHRFGQHQDNERLEFLGDAVLELTVSEFLFHQCPTRPEGELTKMRASIVCEPSLVKFANQLQFGKYVLLGKGEELTGGRTRPALLADVFESFIGALYLDQGLEPVREFLRNHIFPQISLDGKLQTNDYKTQLQELTQHHNLGALEYRIVEERGPAHEREFVSEVHMGETCLGRGVGRSKKEAEQQAAAEALEHLVIPKS from the coding sequence TTGAGTGTAGAATTGAAGCAGTTACAGCAGAAACTGAACATTCATTTCCGAAACAGGCAGCTGTTAAAGCAGGCGTTTACCCATGCTTCCTACGTAAACGAACATCGCTTCGGTCAGCACCAAGACAATGAACGCCTTGAATTTTTGGGCGATGCTGTGTTGGAGCTGACAGTGTCCGAATTTTTGTTCCATCAATGTCCGACACGGCCCGAAGGAGAACTGACCAAGATGCGCGCATCGATCGTCTGCGAGCCTTCCCTCGTCAAATTCGCCAATCAGCTGCAGTTCGGCAAGTATGTGCTGCTCGGCAAAGGCGAAGAGCTGACCGGAGGGCGGACACGCCCAGCGCTGCTGGCCGATGTGTTCGAGTCGTTCATCGGTGCATTGTATCTCGATCAAGGATTGGAGCCTGTTCGGGAGTTTTTGCGGAATCATATTTTTCCGCAGATCTCGCTTGACGGCAAGCTGCAGACGAATGATTACAAGACGCAACTGCAGGAGCTCACGCAGCACCATAACCTGGGAGCGCTTGAGTATCGTATCGTAGAGGAACGCGGGCCTGCGCATGAACGGGAGTTCGTGTCCGAGGTTCACATGGGAGAGACCTGTCTGGGCCGCGGAGTCGGCCGCTCCAAGAAAGAAGCGGAGCAGCAGGCTGCGGCTGAAGCCCTCGAGCATTTGGTTATTCCGAAATCATAA
- the fabF gene encoding beta-ketoacyl-ACP synthase II, producing MKQRVVVTGMGVVTALGSDLDTLWRSLMEGKSGISQIEAFDTTDFPTKIAASVKDFNPEDYIDKKEARRMDRFVQFGIAASKKALDDAKLDMDQTNRDRVGVIVGSGIGGLGTWEEQHRVLLEKGVKRVSPFFIPMMIANMASGHISMMIGARGPNTAAVSACATGTHSIGDAFKIIQRGDADVMVCGGAEATIRPIGMAGFCAMRAMSTRNDEPERASRPFDVDRDGFVMGEGAGVLVLESLEHALARGARIYAEVAGYGMSADAHHITEPDPEGPALCMTRAIQDAGFEPEQIDYINAHGTSTPVGDKSETRAIKAALGDHARNVAISSTKSMTGHLLGAAGGVEAVICALTLQHGMIPPTINLENQDPECDLDYVPNVPRKADVRTAMSNSFGFGGHNATVVLTKYEA from the coding sequence TTGAAACAGAGGGTTGTAGTGACCGGGATGGGAGTGGTAACGGCTCTCGGTTCTGACCTCGATACGTTGTGGAGGAGCCTGATGGAAGGCAAGTCAGGCATTTCGCAGATCGAGGCGTTCGATACGACCGATTTCCCGACGAAGATCGCTGCTTCCGTGAAAGATTTCAATCCGGAAGACTATATAGATAAGAAGGAAGCGCGCCGTATGGACCGCTTCGTTCAATTCGGCATTGCCGCGAGCAAGAAGGCGCTGGACGATGCCAAGCTCGACATGGACCAGACGAATCGGGATCGGGTCGGCGTCATCGTCGGTTCGGGCATCGGCGGACTGGGAACCTGGGAAGAACAGCATCGCGTTTTGTTGGAAAAAGGGGTTAAGCGAGTCAGTCCTTTCTTTATTCCGATGATGATCGCGAACATGGCGTCAGGCCATATCTCGATGATGATCGGCGCGCGCGGCCCGAATACGGCTGCCGTATCCGCATGCGCGACCGGCACCCACTCGATTGGAGATGCGTTCAAGATCATTCAGCGCGGCGACGCGGATGTCATGGTCTGCGGCGGTGCGGAAGCGACGATCCGCCCGATCGGGATGGCCGGATTCTGCGCGATGCGCGCCATGTCCACGCGCAATGACGAGCCGGAACGCGCGAGCCGGCCGTTCGATGTCGACCGCGACGGCTTCGTGATGGGCGAGGGCGCCGGCGTGCTCGTTCTCGAGTCGCTGGAACACGCGCTGGCCCGCGGAGCCCGCATCTATGCGGAGGTAGCCGGCTACGGAATGAGCGCGGATGCGCATCATATTACGGAGCCGGATCCGGAAGGTCCTGCGCTCTGCATGACGAGAGCGATTCAGGACGCGGGATTCGAGCCTGAGCAGATCGATTATATTAACGCGCACGGAACATCGACCCCAGTCGGGGACAAATCGGAAACCCGGGCCATCAAGGCCGCATTGGGTGACCATGCAAGGAATGTAGCAATTAGTTCTACGAAGTCGATGACAGGACACTTGCTTGGTGCAGCCGGCGGAGTAGAAGCCGTCATCTGCGCGTTGACGCTGCAGCATGGCATGATTCCGCCAACAATCAACTTAGAGAATCAAGATCCGGAATGCGACCTGGATTACGTGCCGAATGTGCCGCGCAAGGCGGACGTCCGCACCGCCATGTCGAACTCATTCGGCTTCGGAGGGCATAACGCGACCGTTGTATTAACGAAATACGAAGCGTAA